One Geoalkalibacter subterraneus genomic window carries:
- a CDS encoding MucR family transcriptional regulator encodes MATLLEMAAEIVAAHASTTQMSKEDLVAEIREIHDALSAIEKGEELPKEGEVKEQSNEPVVSRKKAFGKDKVTCMICGKEMTTLSRHLKTSHDMKPTEYRKRFDIPRSQPLAAKNYSEKRREMAKERGLGENLAKARAARKK; translated from the coding sequence ATGGCAACTTTGTTAGAAATGGCGGCCGAGATTGTGGCAGCACATGCTTCAACCACGCAGATGAGCAAAGAGGATCTTGTCGCAGAAATACGTGAGATTCATGATGCACTCTCCGCAATTGAAAAGGGCGAAGAACTACCGAAGGAAGGAGAGGTGAAAGAACAAAGCAACGAACCTGTTGTATCTCGAAAGAAAGCATTCGGCAAGGATAAGGTCACCTGTATGATTTGCGGCAAGGAAATGACCACTCTTTCTCGTCATCTCAAAACATCCCATGATATGAAGCCAACAGAGTATCGTAAGCGTTTCGATATTCCTCGCTCTCAACCTCTGGCGGCAAAAAATTATTCTGAAAAGCGCCGTGAAATGGCAAAGGAAAGGGGTCTTGGCGAGAATCTGGCGAAAGCACGGGCTGCCCGAAAAAAATAA